In one Gossypium hirsutum isolate 1008001.06 chromosome D09, Gossypium_hirsutum_v2.1, whole genome shotgun sequence genomic region, the following are encoded:
- the LOC107892993 gene encoding allantoate deiminase-like, translated as MGLVHTDEKYSLFGFFSSSVLLIASLGDFLLIAGILPVIALKISDKSGVTVQDALKGDSIEITEDSLLGLKYDPTPIWGYFDLHIEQEPVLE; from the exons ATGGGATTAGTTCACACCGACGAGAAATATTCCTTGTTTGGATTTTTTTCCTCCAGCGTTCTCCTCATAGCCTCGCTAGGGGATTTCTTGTTGA TAGCTGGAATTTTACCTGTTATAGCATTGAAGATATCTGATAAGAG TGGTGTGACAGTGCAAGATGCTCTCAAGGGAGATTCTATAGAAATTACAGAGGATAGCTTGTTGGGGTTGAAGTATGATCCTACACCGATTTGGGGTTATTTTGAT CTTCACATTGAACAAGAACCTGTACTAGAATAG